A window of the Buchnera aphidicola (Aphis glycines) genome harbors these coding sequences:
- the mscS gene encoding small-conductance mechanosensitive channel MscS: MDELNVVNDINHAGNWLIRNQELLFGYIINLASSIVILISGMFIAKIISNGVNKILITRRIDATIAGFLSALMRYIIITFTLIASLGRIGVQTTSVIAILGAAGMAIGLALQGSLSNFAAGVLLVTLRPLKTGEYVNLGNVSGTVLNIHIFYTTLRTLDGKIVVVPNNKIISGNIINYSREPARRNEFSISVAYNTDIDLVIKVLRKVIDNEDRVIKDRDIIIGLSELAPSSLNFVIRCWSNTDELNAVYWDLMAAFKKELDKNKINIPYPQIDVHLYKKK; the protein is encoded by the coding sequence ATGGATGAACTTAATGTAGTAAATGATATTAATCACGCAGGAAATTGGTTAATACGAAATCAAGAACTATTATTTGGGTATATAATTAATTTAGCATCATCTATTGTTATTTTAATTTCTGGCATGTTTATAGCAAAAATAATATCAAATGGAGTAAACAAAATCTTAATTACCCGACGTATTGATGCTACTATTGCAGGTTTCCTTTCTGCATTAATGAGATATATTATAATTACGTTTACATTGATTGCTTCATTAGGAAGAATAGGCGTTCAAACAACTTCTGTTATTGCTATATTAGGCGCTGCTGGAATGGCTATTGGACTCGCTTTACAAGGTTCGCTTTCGAATTTTGCAGCAGGAGTTTTATTAGTTACACTAAGACCTTTAAAAACAGGAGAATATGTGAATTTAGGAAATGTATCTGGGACGGTTTTGAATATCCATATTTTTTACACAACATTACGTACTTTAGATGGAAAAATTGTAGTGGTTCCAAATAATAAAATTATTTCTGGAAATATTATCAATTATTCAAGAGAACCTGCGCGAAGAAATGAATTTTCTATTAGTGTTGCATATAATACAGATATTGATTTAGTTATCAAAGTATTAAGAAAAGTTATAGACAATGAAGATAGAGTGATAAAAGATAGAGATATTATAATTGGTTTAAGTGAGTTAGCACCATCTTCTTTGAATTTTGTTATAAGATGTTGGAGCAATACAGATGAATTAAATGCTGTATATTGGGATTTAATGGCTGCATTTAAAAAAGAATTAGATAAAAACAAAATTAATATTCCTTATCCACAAATAGATGTCCATCTTTATAAAAAAAAATAA
- a CDS encoding exodeoxyribonuclease V subunit gamma, whose translation MFFLYKFNQLNTLFLKICKIIQKNPTPCIFEKEIIIHDNEVLFEYLNIFTANYTGISSDFKLIHPRVFIWKIFKKIIPENETKNILKKTTNIWKIMKIIEQNNFFEYIKKNDNAIKKFQFSSFIQDLFQKYILYRPQWIQEWEKQEQRTLRINKKKSWQEKLWNEIRHDNKNLNQSIDNFANLFDKFKNLIQKKKIILPKRIFIIWSFPINPSYIEMFHKISIYTDVYFLYLTAYKNILINCTVDLCKKSFHIKTKNYFNDTLEVLWGKYENIYLVFMKHLQNIKINNYFEKYCLNNLLNNIKNNILNCKQNKKTLRKTVDPTDNSISINICYNKQHEIEVLYEILIKILNRNPNIKPCDIVVTSFSLENYKNHINSVFNSKYQKDKISFYIHEKNCKNKQKIFYLFNKILNLSHIRFNNKEILELLDTPIMSKNFNISEEEIKILHSWVESTNIRWGINKKHKNDLSFLEINQNTWFYGIEKLLLSYAINEKNEIWNNVHSIFSIDFTKSELIGKLSHLINTLNKWRIKVSKSKEVKHWRTLFKSFINDFFYKNINLDQTLTEINKTWENMIDEIVLSGYKQKISINILEKNFFYIIKSTNKKKFKLGSINFCHPSVICYIPFKVIYMIGLNSEELSKKQNLDQINLLKKYPLVTDIDHKNTLYHLFLNNFAAAENYFYMSYIGYSLKNENKIYPSMLIEQIIHYITLNFFFKGDEKLTIEENKKKISDFLYKKHKKTNIYNIINIKNTNNIKQNKIKNIYQMFFKDTIKLENVKKNNNLVDLKDLISFWRHPIRYFFNFTLRTKFYKKNTLSITEPFIINQLENFKINNVLLKKMVHKKNIINTLKKIELSGVLPYNNFGKIILEKKLQELKEIVKIINQYRIVPQEKNFFLQIEKYYIKGTLKEIQDTGLLRWKGGAINYSDRIALWLEHLVYCILGGIGESKIIGLDKKIFSFRSLSYKKAHHYLLMYITGYMQGINNPLLLTKSGAAWLDKVYNEKNNYIFKNYNIKKEAYKKLYKTWVGNSYIKGEKEDIYIEKIISTLDIKKICHISKKWLTPLLKHKKNNEKKIRCI comes from the coding sequence ATGTTTTTTTTATATAAATTTAACCAGTTAAATACGTTATTTTTAAAAATATGTAAAATTATTCAAAAAAATCCAACACCATGTATTTTTGAAAAAGAAATTATTATTCATGATAATGAAGTGTTGTTTGAATACCTTAATATATTCACAGCTAATTATACAGGTATCTCATCAGATTTTAAACTAATTCATCCAAGAGTTTTTATTTGGAAGATATTTAAAAAAATTATACCTGAAAATGAGACAAAAAATATTTTAAAAAAAACAACTAATATTTGGAAAATAATGAAAATTATTGAACAAAATAATTTTTTTGAATACATTAAAAAAAATGATAATGCAATAAAAAAATTTCAATTTTCATCTTTTATACAAGATTTATTCCAAAAATATATTTTATACAGACCACAATGGATTCAAGAATGGGAAAAACAAGAACAAAGAACATTAAGAATTAACAAAAAAAAATCATGGCAAGAAAAATTATGGAATGAAATTAGACATGACAACAAAAATCTTAATCAATCTATTGATAACTTTGCAAATCTATTTGATAAATTTAAAAATTTGATTCAAAAAAAAAAAATAATACTTCCAAAACGCATTTTTATTATTTGGTCGTTTCCTATAAATCCATCATATATAGAAATGTTCCATAAAATAAGTATATATACTGATGTATATTTTTTATATTTAACCGCTTATAAAAATATTTTAATCAATTGTACAGTTGATTTGTGTAAAAAATCATTTCATATAAAAACAAAAAATTATTTTAATGATACATTAGAAGTATTATGGGGTAAATATGAAAATATTTATTTGGTTTTCATGAAACATTTACAAAACATTAAAATTAATAATTACTTCGAAAAATATTGTCTAAATAATTTATTAAATAATATTAAAAATAATATTTTAAATTGCAAACAAAACAAAAAAACGTTAAGAAAAACTGTAGACCCTACAGACAATTCGATTTCTATAAATATTTGCTATAATAAACAACATGAAATTGAAGTTTTATATGAAATATTAATAAAAATACTAAATAGAAATCCAAACATAAAACCTTGTGATATTGTTGTTACTTCATTTTCTCTAGAAAACTATAAAAATCATATTAATTCTGTATTTAACTCAAAATATCAAAAAGATAAAATATCCTTTTATATTCATGAAAAAAATTGTAAAAACAAACAAAAAATATTTTATTTATTCAATAAAATTTTAAATTTATCTCATATTAGATTTAATAACAAAGAAATATTAGAATTATTAGATACTCCGATTATGTCAAAAAATTTTAATATTTCAGAAGAAGAGATAAAAATTTTGCATAGTTGGGTTGAATCTACAAATATCAGATGGGGAATAAATAAAAAACATAAAAATGATTTATCTTTTTTAGAAATTAATCAAAATACTTGGTTTTATGGTATTGAAAAATTATTGCTGAGCTATGCTATAAATGAAAAAAACGAAATCTGGAACAATGTTCATTCAATTTTTTCTATTGATTTTACTAAATCAGAACTGATAGGAAAATTATCACACTTAATTAATACATTAAATAAATGGCGTATAAAAGTATCTAAATCAAAAGAAGTTAAACATTGGCGTACGTTGTTTAAATCTTTCATAAATGATTTTTTTTATAAGAATATAAATTTAGATCAAACACTTACAGAAATCAATAAAACATGGGAAAATATGATTGATGAAATTGTATTGTCTGGTTATAAACAAAAAATATCTATTAATATCTTAGAAAAAAATTTTTTTTATATTATAAAATCTACAAACAAGAAAAAATTTAAGTTAGGATCTATAAATTTTTGTCACCCTTCTGTAATATGTTATATACCATTCAAAGTAATATATATGATAGGGCTAAATTCTGAAGAATTATCAAAAAAACAAAATCTAGATCAGATCAATCTTTTAAAAAAATATCCATTAGTTACTGATATTGATCATAAAAATACATTATATCATTTATTTTTAAACAATTTTGCAGCTGCTGAAAACTATTTTTATATGAGTTATATTGGCTATTCATTAAAAAATGAAAATAAAATATATCCATCAATGTTAATTGAACAAATTATACATTATATAACATTAAATTTTTTTTTTAAAGGAGACGAAAAATTAACAATAGAGGAGAACAAAAAAAAAATATCAGATTTTCTCTATAAGAAACACAAAAAAACAAATATTTACAATATAATAAATATAAAAAATACAAACAATATAAAACAAAACAAAATCAAAAATATTTATCAAATGTTTTTTAAAGATACAATTAAATTAGAAAATGTTAAAAAAAATAATAATTTAGTTGATTTAAAAGATCTAATATCTTTTTGGAGACATCCGATACGATATTTTTTTAATTTCACATTAAGAACAAAATTTTATAAAAAAAATACATTGTCAATCACTGAACCTTTTATAATAAATCAATTAGAAAATTTCAAAATAAACAATGTTTTATTAAAAAAGATGGTACATAAAAAAAATATCATTAATACATTAAAAAAAATAGAATTATCTGGAGTACTTCCATATAACAATTTTGGAAAAATAATTTTAGAAAAAAAACTGCAAGAACTCAAAGAAATAGTAAAAATAATTAATCAATATAGAATTGTTCCTCAAGAAAAAAATTTTTTTCTTCAAATAGAAAAATATTATATTAAAGGAACATTAAAAGAAATACAAGATACAGGTTTGCTTCGATGGAAAGGAGGTGCAATTAATTATTCTGATCGAATAGCATTATGGTTAGAACATTTAGTTTACTGTATTTTAGGAGGTATTGGAGAAAGTAAAATTATAGGATTAGATAAAAAGATATTTTCTTTTCGATCTCTCTCATACAAAAAAGCACATCATTATCTTTTAATGTATATTACAGGATATATGCAAGGTATTAATAATCCGTTGTTATTAACAAAATCAGGCGCAGCTTGGCTAGATAAAGTATATAACGAAAAAAATAATTATATTTTTAAAAATTACAATATTAAAAAAGAAGCATATAAAAAATTATATAAAACATGGGTAGGAAACTCTTATATCAAAGGAGAAAAAGAAGACATATACATAGAAAAAATAATTTCAACATTAGATATAAAAAAAATTTGTCATATCTCTAAAAAATGGTTAACTCCCTTATTAAAACACAAAAAAAACAATGAAAAAAAAATTAGATGCATTTAA
- a CDS encoding UvrD-helicase domain-containing protein, translated as MKKKLDAFNIPFDGINLIEASAGTGKTTAIIIMYLRLLLGIEEKKNHY; from the coding sequence ATGAAAAAAAAATTAGATGCATTTAATATACCCTTTGATGGTATTAATTTAATTGAAGCTTCTGCCGGAACTGGTAAAACCACTGCAATAATTATTATGTATTTACGATTGTTACTTGGAATAGAAGAAAAAAAAAACCATTATTAA
- the recB gene encoding exodeoxyribonuclease V subunit beta, with protein sequence MTFTNSAKNEIYKRIKKNIETLYLCCINKNTSNLILKPFLKKIKNLKKAIYILNRAKRDINKVAIYTIHGFCRDILQLNFLNINEKIIEDETSLYLQAIEDFWRTHFYELPKDIIKIILQDYKNPESLLSEIKSIFNFNKVHFKKKINKNQDFITCHKKNIKIINTFKKKWLDYNLSIINIIKELKINKKIYNTSNITRWKENITIWAKSKTENYQRPVQLKYFSQEIIKKNIKNDQIPYHTFFKDIEEIIQKKISLKDVILFKAIKTITKLVQKEKKKKCLLGFNDLLDNFLKYIQKDKNLKKSIIQKYPVAFIDEFQDTNIQQYKIFNILYNNIKNKKTALFLIGDPKQSIYSFRGADIFSYLDAKSKITEYYYLDTNWRSSINICQGINDLFSRNNNPFFYEDIVYEKIFSSSHNKKIQFKIRGKIQKSISFFFKTKEKIYIEDYQEWIAQQCANEICYWLVCARQSEAILINKNREKVLKESDIVILVRNKNEADIIKNALEKVNIQSIYSSSAQSIFHTSDAYELLLILQTILHPTQIELLKKSIFTHIFYEILLEGNKQKNTETLYFIMNKLNKYRIMWKNIGIVYTIKTIILDYQKHSNNLDKYQYYQKNINFLHIAELLEEKSEYLDKESSLLRWFETKISDKKNILENEFIRYFNQSKSIKIITIHKSKGLEYPIVWIPFAITYKKSKLYLYHNKKNLKIFFDLDQNKETEKIIEEERLSEDLRLLYVAMTRTIYHCSLGIGDIINKKNQKKNNNHKSALGYIIQRGHYMDYNNLIKEIYSLSMKSYVSIRFDTMNIKLPDEKKDVYLLSPPKYLTKKTENYFKITSFTQLKKENIFIKKNQFNHNINYILHQKKNNQEKIIFENFPRGKTTGTLIHYILNKINFSEKLNIDFFYKSLNKYKLSEKWAPILISWVNNIIHTELKNIKFNLSMLEKHQHIKEMKFFLPIQKILYSNSFNRIIQSYDSISSFAPKISFDPVTGILKGSIDLVFLWKKRYYIIDYKSNYLGDNTNSYSLDNIKKEIIKNRYDLQYQIYTVALHQYLNKKVKKYKYEKNFGGIFYMFLRGIESTRNNNSIFYIIPDYLLIKKLINLFFIKN encoded by the coding sequence GTGACGTTTACTAATTCTGCAAAAAACGAAATATATAAAAGAATTAAAAAAAATATCGAAACATTATATTTATGTTGTATCAATAAAAATACCAGTAATTTAATTTTAAAACCATTTTTAAAAAAAATAAAAAATCTAAAAAAAGCTATATATATTTTAAATCGAGCTAAACGTGATATAAATAAAGTTGCTATTTATACAATACACGGATTTTGTAGAGATATTTTGCAATTAAACTTTTTGAATATAAATGAAAAAATAATTGAAGATGAAACATCATTATATTTACAAGCCATAGAAGATTTTTGGAGAACTCATTTTTATGAGTTACCAAAAGATATAATTAAAATTATTTTACAAGACTACAAGAATCCAGAATCTCTTTTATCTGAAATAAAATCAATATTTAATTTTAATAAAGTGCATTTCAAAAAAAAAATTAATAAAAATCAAGATTTTATTACGTGTCATAAAAAAAACATTAAAATTATAAATACTTTTAAAAAAAAATGGTTGGATTATAATCTAAGTATTATAAATATTATTAAAGAATTAAAAATTAATAAAAAAATATACAATACATCTAACATAACTAGGTGGAAAGAAAATATTACAATATGGGCAAAATCAAAAACTGAAAATTATCAAAGACCAGTTCAACTAAAATATTTTTCACAAGAAATAATAAAAAAAAATATAAAAAATGATCAAATTCCATACCATACATTTTTCAAAGATATTGAAGAGATAATACAAAAAAAAATCTCTTTAAAAGATGTTATTTTGTTTAAAGCTATAAAAACAATAACTAAACTCGTACAAAAAGAAAAAAAGAAAAAATGTTTGTTAGGATTTAACGATTTATTAGATAATTTTTTAAAATATATTCAAAAAGATAAAAATTTAAAAAAATCTATCATTCAAAAATATCCTGTAGCGTTTATTGATGAATTCCAAGATACTAATATTCAACAGTATAAAATTTTTAATATTTTATATAATAATATAAAAAACAAAAAAACAGCATTATTTCTTATAGGAGATCCAAAACAATCAATATATAGTTTTAGAGGAGCAGATATTTTTTCTTATTTAGATGCAAAATCTAAAATTACAGAATATTATTATCTTGATACTAATTGGAGATCTTCAATAAATATCTGTCAAGGTATCAATGATTTATTTTCACGAAATAATAATCCATTTTTTTATGAAGATATTGTATACGAAAAAATTTTTTCATCATCACATAATAAAAAAATACAATTTAAAATACGAGGAAAAATTCAAAAATCTATTAGTTTTTTCTTTAAAACGAAAGAAAAAATATATATTGAAGATTATCAAGAATGGATCGCGCAACAATGTGCAAATGAAATTTGTTATTGGTTAGTTTGTGCCCGTCAAAGCGAAGCAATATTAATCAATAAAAATCGAGAAAAAGTTTTAAAAGAAAGTGATATTGTTATCTTGGTAAGAAATAAAAACGAAGCAGATATCATTAAAAATGCATTAGAAAAAGTTAATATTCAATCTATTTATTCTTCTTCTGCTCAAAGTATATTTCATACTAGCGATGCTTATGAATTACTTTTAATACTTCAAACTATTTTACACCCAACTCAGATAGAACTATTAAAAAAATCTATTTTTACACATATTTTTTATGAAATTTTATTAGAAGGAAATAAACAAAAAAATACAGAAACATTATATTTCATAATGAACAAATTAAATAAATATCGTATAATGTGGAAAAATATAGGGATTGTTTATACTATCAAAACCATAATATTAGATTATCAAAAACATTCTAATAATTTAGACAAATATCAATATTATCAAAAAAACATAAATTTTTTACATATAGCAGAATTATTAGAAGAAAAATCAGAATATCTTGATAAAGAGTCGTCTTTACTAAGATGGTTTGAAACAAAAATATCAGACAAAAAAAATATATTAGAAAACGAGTTTATTCGATATTTTAATCAATCTAAATCAATAAAAATTATTACAATACACAAATCTAAAGGATTGGAATACCCTATAGTTTGGATTCCTTTTGCTATAACTTATAAAAAATCAAAATTATATTTATATCATAATAAAAAAAATTTAAAAATTTTTTTTGATTTAGACCAGAACAAAGAAACTGAAAAAATAATAGAAGAAGAACGGTTATCAGAAGATTTACGTTTATTATACGTTGCTATGACGAGAACTATTTATCATTGTAGTTTAGGAATAGGAGATATTATTAACAAAAAAAATCAAAAAAAAAATAATAATCATAAAAGTGCTTTAGGATATATTATACAACGTGGGCACTACATGGATTATAATAATTTAATCAAAGAAATTTATTCGTTAAGTATGAAGTCATATGTATCAATTAGATTTGATACAATGAACATTAAACTTCCTGATGAAAAAAAAGATGTTTATTTATTATCTCCACCAAAATATTTAACAAAAAAAACAGAAAATTACTTTAAAATTACTAGTTTTACGCAGTTAAAAAAAGAAAATATTTTTATTAAAAAAAATCAATTTAACCATAATATAAACTATATTTTACATCAAAAAAAAAATAATCAAGAAAAGATAATTTTTGAAAATTTTCCAAGAGGCAAGACAACAGGAACTCTTATACACTATATATTAAATAAAATTAATTTTTCAGAAAAATTAAATATTGATTTTTTTTACAAATCTTTAAACAAATATAAATTGTCTGAAAAATGGGCTCCAATATTAATTTCTTGGGTAAATAATATTATTCACACAGAATTAAAAAATATAAAATTTAATTTATCTATGTTAGAAAAACACCAACATATAAAAGAGATGAAATTTTTTTTACCGATACAAAAAATATTATATAGCAATAGTTTTAATAGAATCATTCAATCTTATGATTCAATTTCTTCTTTTGCTCCAAAAATTTCTTTTGATCCAGTTACTGGGATTTTGAAAGGTTCTATTGATTTAGTATTCTTATGGAAAAAACGATACTACATAATAGACTATAAATCTAATTATTTAGGTGATAATACAAATTCATATTCTTTAGACAACATAAAAAAAGAAATAATTAAGAATCGATACGATTTACAATATCAAATATATACAGTTGCATTACATCAATATTTAAATAAAAAAGTAAAAAAATATAAATATGAAAAGAATTTTGGTGGAATATTTTATATGTTTTTAAGAGGCATAGAATCAACAAGAAATAATAATAGTATTTTTTACATCATACCAGATTATTTGTTAATTAAAAAATTAATTAATTTATTTTTTATAAAAAATTAA
- the recD gene encoding exodeoxyribonuclease V subunit alpha — translation MKKLLKNLVKQQIIRTIDFIFSQFISKKNNIIMLIAACISFESNNGYLFLPIKYFKKNNFFSIRNKKIIDKILCILNIKEVNWLLELSQHHAFSNGKTITPLVFIENKIYLYKIWKSKKNILKFLYRKNIYNQFDLNNFKFLNELFPKKEYNAQKVAVVLSLIHPITFILGGPGTGKTTTIIKIIIALIKYAKKNIIIQLSAPTGKATSRLIEVLNSSKILNVYLSTEEKKQFLLKPVTIHKLLGISKTSDKASVNEKNLLNIDVLIIDETSMIDVLMMNRILSSIKNNTKIIFIGDPHQLSPIGIGSILKKIYSYANNGYSLKMISILKKIKQYTNLYHKKNTNNTCLISDKICILKKNYRFKNNPEIHVLANGINENKKEIFTKLFNNLIKNIFFYETNCVDKYKTMIKKIIFYYAEYWNKINQKRQIKDVIKTFQKYQILCVVKQGIYGTNSINTILEKTMYNNNIIKKYFHINNQIWYVGKPIIIKKNNKYLNLSNGEIGITNLDDYNKLQVCFLKNNNIIQYVPADLLEDYETAWCITVHKSQGSEFDHITLILPDKQLEILNKEILYTAITRSRKTLSIFSNKKIFTTTIEKQRFSIY, via the coding sequence ATGAAAAAATTATTAAAAAACTTAGTGAAACAACAAATTATACGCACAATTGATTTTATTTTTTCTCAATTTATATCTAAAAAAAACAATATTATTATGCTTATAGCAGCATGTATTAGTTTTGAAAGTAATAATGGTTATCTTTTTTTACCAATTAAATATTTTAAAAAAAACAATTTTTTTTCTATTCGAAATAAAAAAATTATTGACAAAATATTATGTATTTTAAACATAAAAGAAGTAAACTGGTTATTAGAATTATCACAACATCACGCTTTTAGTAACGGGAAAACTATAACTCCTTTAGTATTCATTGAAAACAAAATTTATCTTTATAAAATATGGAAATCTAAAAAAAATATTTTAAAATTTTTATATCGAAAAAATATATATAATCAATTTGATTTGAACAATTTTAAATTTTTGAACGAATTGTTTCCTAAAAAAGAATATAACGCTCAAAAAGTAGCTGTAGTATTAAGTTTAATACATCCAATCACTTTTATCTTAGGAGGTCCTGGAACTGGAAAAACTACTACAATAATAAAAATCATCATTGCATTGATAAAATATGCAAAAAAAAACATTATCATACAATTATCAGCTCCAACAGGAAAAGCTACATCGCGATTAATTGAGGTATTAAATTCTAGCAAAATATTGAATGTATATTTATCTACAGAAGAAAAAAAACAGTTTTTATTAAAACCTGTTACCATTCATAAATTATTAGGAATATCGAAAACATCTGATAAAGCTTCTGTCAACGAAAAAAATCTTTTAAATATAGATGTTTTAATTATTGATGAAACTTCTATGATAGATGTGTTAATGATGAATAGAATTTTATCTTCTATCAAAAACAATACCAAAATTATTTTTATTGGAGACCCACATCAATTATCACCAATAGGGATAGGTTCTATCTTGAAAAAAATTTATAGTTATGCCAATAATGGTTACAGTTTAAAAATGATATCGATTTTAAAAAAAATTAAACAATATACAAATTTATATCATAAAAAAAACACAAATAATACTTGTTTGATAAGTGATAAAATATGTATTTTAAAAAAAAATTATAGATTTAAAAACAATCCAGAAATTCATGTATTAGCTAACGGAATTAATGAAAACAAAAAAGAAATTTTTACCAAATTATTTAATAATTTAATAAAAAATATTTTTTTTTATGAAACTAATTGTGTAGATAAATATAAAACAATGATAAAAAAAATTATTTTTTATTATGCAGAATATTGGAATAAAATCAATCAAAAAAGACAAATAAAAGATGTTATAAAAACATTTCAAAAATATCAGATATTATGTGTTGTTAAGCAGGGTATATACGGAACAAATAGTATAAATACAATTTTAGAAAAAACAATGTATAACAATAATATTATTAAAAAATACTTTCATATTAACAATCAAATATGGTATGTAGGAAAACCTATTATTATAAAAAAAAATAATAAATATCTAAATTTATCTAATGGCGAAATAGGAATTACTAATTTAGATGATTACAACAAGTTACAAGTATGCTTTTTAAAAAATAATAATATTATCCAATACGTTCCAGCTGATTTATTAGAAGATTACGAAACCGCTTGGTGTATCACTGTTCATAAATCTCAAGGTTCTGAATTTGATCATATAACACTAATACTTCCAGATAAACAATTAGAAATATTAAATAAAGAGATTTTATACACAGCAATTACACGATCTCGAAAAACATTAAGTATTTTTTCGAATAAAAAAATATTTACTACCACTATAGAAAAACAACGATTTTCAATATATTAA
- the argA gene encoding amino-acid N-acetyltransferase, translating into MKERTTKLVQGFRHSVPYINAHRGKTFVIMLSGEAIKYGNFSGIINDIGLLHSLGIKLIVVYGACPQINLSLNEKKIKIKYHKYIRVTNLLCLEQVKQIAGKLQLDITARLSMGLSNTPLQGANINVVSGNFIIAQPLGVDEGIDYIHTGRIRRIDKKAIDCQLKNGAIVLIGPVAVSVTGESFNLNSEDIATQVSIQLNAKKMIGFCSNQGVLNEQGETISELLPNDINIKIKELEKDKDYISSTVRFLKGSIKACSNGVNRIHLISYHKDGALLQELFSRDGIGTQMVMESAEKIRQANIHDIRGILELIRPLEKQGVLVRRSREQLEIEIDKFTIIERDNLTIACAALYPFFKESLGEMACVAVHPDYRNSSRGDWLLQAIKLHAKKINLKKIFVLTTHSIHWFQERGFIIVNIDMLPESKKKIYNYQRCSKILMIDLF; encoded by the coding sequence ATGAAAGAGCGTACTACTAAATTAGTTCAGGGTTTTCGCCATAGCGTTCCTTATATTAATGCTCATCGCGGCAAAACATTTGTAATTATGTTAAGTGGTGAAGCAATTAAATATGGGAATTTTTCTGGTATTATTAATGATATTGGTTTGTTACATAGCCTAGGTATAAAATTAATAGTAGTATATGGAGCATGTCCTCAAATTAACTTAAGTTTGAACGAAAAAAAGATAAAAATAAAATATCACAAATATATACGTGTTACTAATTTGTTATGCTTAGAACAAGTCAAACAAATAGCAGGAAAATTACAACTCGATATCACCGCTCGTCTTTCAATGGGTTTAAGCAATACTCCATTACAAGGTGCAAATATTAACGTTGTAAGTGGAAATTTTATTATTGCACAACCCTTAGGTGTTGATGAAGGTATAGATTATATTCACACTGGTCGAATTAGAAGAATCGATAAAAAAGCTATTGATTGTCAATTAAAAAATGGAGCTATAGTCTTAATTGGACCTGTTGCCGTTTCTGTTACAGGAGAAAGTTTTAATTTAAATTCTGAAGATATTGCTACACAAGTCAGTATTCAATTAAATGCGAAAAAAATGATAGGATTTTGTAGTAATCAAGGTGTTCTTAATGAACAAGGTGAAACTATTTCAGAATTATTACCTAATGATATAAATATTAAAATTAAAGAGTTAGAAAAAGATAAAGATTACATTTCTTCAACAGTGCGTTTCTTAAAAGGATCTATAAAAGCTTGTAGTAATGGTGTTAATAGAATTCATTTAATTAGTTACCATAAAGATGGAGCTTTATTACAGGAGTTATTTTCTCGTGATGGAATTGGAACGCAGATGGTTATGGAATCTGCCGAAAAAATTAGACAAGCTAATATCCATGATATTAGAGGGATTTTAGAGTTAATTCGGCCTTTAGAGAAACAGGGGGTTTTAGTTCGTAGATCAAGAGAACAATTAGAGATAGAAATAGATAAATTTACAATAATTGAACGTGATAACCTCACTATTGCATGTGCTGCATTATATCCCTTTTTTAAAGAAAGTTTAGGAGAAATGGCCTGTGTAGCAGTTCATCCTGATTATCGAAATTCTTCTAGAGGTGATTGGTTGCTGCAAGCCATTAAATTACACGCTAAAAAAATCAATCTAAAAAAAATATTTGTATTAACTACACACAGTATTCATTGGTTTCAAGAAAGAGGTTTTATTATTGTGAATATTGACATGCTTCCTGAGAGTAAGAAAAAAATATATAATTATCAACGTTGTTCTAAAATTTTAATGATAGATTTATTTTAA